The DNA window CTTCCACCGTTTTTCTGAAAAAGCCCATGTTTCCTCCTTCGAATTGGTACTTCTAGAAGAAAATAACTGAAGTAGGTAAGTAAGTATTTACCGTGGCTACCTGCCCTCATGGGGCAGTTAAATAGCGCGCGTTTACTAAATGCATCCTCTAATACAACTGGGGAAAGTAAGGGGTATAGCTGACCAGAAATcacttattttatattacttttaaaggttttacaatTAGATTTcagtgcaaattttaaaaatatttagaaataaaagtcTAAAATGCTTTCACAAACTAACATTCAGCTAAATAAACCAGTAGAGAGTTTTCTTAGGGCTATTTATATtgaattaaatgtatttcaaaaactATCATATCTAACAAGgtatcattttactttgcagTGTATCTGGTTAGATAGTATTGTTCTGGAAAtaagttttgttaaaaataaatagcctTAAAAACCCTTCTGCTTGTCTGCTTTTGCTATACTTCTATCATTTAGGTGTGGGCTCAATATCACAGAATATGAGAATTAAACCACTACCCTCTCTTCCTTGTTACAATTAGCTTAACAaggctaaaaatgttttataaatgtgtgaatttaGTGCTGAACTTTTTATTCAGGAAGTCTTCAGCACAGTCTAGTACTGTCAAGGGGCAACCTACTTTTCTGTCTCAGCTGAAGACAGGTAATAACATCTAGTCTGTAGACTAGATGTTATTACCTGTCActgatttttaattgaaaatatctaaaaatattatttttgtttattttttatatttttttgattctATTTCAATGCTGGCAAAAATTAGATTTAGGGCTTTAACCCCCATGTACATGGCCATTTTTTAAACTTAGGTGtgaatagtaatattaataggaACTCATGGAATAATGGGAATGTAATTTCTTGCTATTCATGGACTATATTTTACAATACTGGAACCTACACAGTCACCATTCCTGAAGAAAAAGAAGGCTGGTACTCCTTTGAGtttaaaatgctttgtaaattcctaaaaaaaaaaaaaaaaaaaaaagatcagaaaaattattaccattatttttctCAGCTAGAGTTTTTAAAGCTCATGCTTTACTACTTACATCATTTTTGCCAACGTCAACTTTAACGAACTTTATATCAGGCATTTCTTCACATAGTGCCTAGAAAAGAGAGAAATTATTCAGATCAAATGTATATTTGACTGTAATGTTTAGTGAGTGTTGACATATGCCATATCTTCGGGTTTGTGTAGATGCAGTATATGTTCTGAAACAACTCAAAATGATTACACGATCAGGACTTTGACTCATACATAAGTTGTTTTAACTTGCCTTTCAGTTGCTCAAGCTATTGCATCAAGCTTTTGGTACATTCATGTTGATTGGCATGAGGAAAAATATCTCAGAAGCAAACAAACCTATGTACATGAGCTCTTAAAATGGTCTTAGTCATTACAGTCTGATTCAAACTtaccaatattttaatttatcttaAACCCTTGTACTACATAAATATTGGCAGATTTAAATGATATCCAAAGGAGATTGTGCATAGGATTGTACATAAAGGGCCTGAATTATtagggctctccaaggctggagaaaatatactttcatcagtgaatctgggtgatacagcaaacctgaaaagtcatttgctatagcAAGTGTTTGCAATCCTGCACAAGATCTATTCtgagtttgatggatcacccaggttcactgatgaaagtgtatcttccccagccttggagagctttaaaaaaattagggccAAAGTGTGCGGCTAGCTTTTCTATGATGGTTATTGACAAAATAATTGTCAATGTGATATTACCATTACACCTGCACGTACATTAGCTTGATAAGTTTTACATTCAATACTGATTTAGAAAACATGGCttgtgggatatatatatatgtatatatatatatatatatatatatatatataaaaaggtaaagttAACTTATGGATAAAAACATACTTACCACCATAGCTGGCatatgaacaaataaacaaacatattgtAACTCCAATAGTCCATTGCAAAATGTGGTCCCTAACGCTAAGCTGAATGAGCACAAAATAAGGATGTATAAATTGCAATGAATAAATTGTAGGTAGCCGAAACATATCAGAAGTTCAAACCAagtaaaataccaaaaacataagaaaaaataataaaaatagcagtgtggcttcatatatatatatatatatatatagaaaatgcaacataatatctgtttttaatctaaacattacaaacaagtaacatttctgtactgtttaGCAGGATTAaatgctgctgattttttttgtaatattcagtGCACAGAGGGACAGACAATGATTTTGGGTTTAGAGCTAAGcaataacaaatgttattttcatcAATAAGGGCAAATAAAGGCTAACATTTATAAGACAAAAATAAAGGCTAGCATTTATACGACAAAAATACCTATCATGATGTCagataatacatacataattcaTTGAATTGAGAGGAAAATATCATGACTTAAAAAATCAAATGGAGTTAAAATAACTCATCCATCCTAGTTAAATATGCTTAATACCAATAACAACCAGCAAGAATTGACTGTGGTTGCATGTTAAATCTCTCTGAAAGATCAACATGGATTCTAATAACACATTCAATTGTCCAGTAACCCACAGTATGATCCAAAATCAATTTAAAGGGAACAAGGCCCCTTGGTGCACTGGCATTCAGCACAGTAACACATGTTAATGGGATTTTGAATACAGACTGTTAATTTAAATTTAGAATGACCAGCGACCACCAGTGTAACAGATACATTTATACTGATTGGCAAT is part of the Pyxicephalus adspersus chromosome 3, UCB_Pads_2.0, whole genome shotgun sequence genome and encodes:
- the LOC140326110 gene encoding thioredoxin-2-like isoform X2 — protein: MAVTHVKDMEELNRHIKCPGNHLLVVTFSSPNCGPCRPVPGCLAALCEEMPDIKFVKVDVGKNDEFTKHFKLKGVPAFFFFRNGDCYQFEGGNMGFFRKTVEEWRFKTHCS
- the LOC140326110 gene encoding thioredoxin-1-like isoform X1, translating into MAVTHVKDMEELNRHIKCPGNHLLVVTFSSPNCGPCRPVPGCLAALCEEMPDIKFVKVDVGKNDEFTKHFKLKGVPAFFFFRNGDCKYQFEGGNMGFFRKTVEEWRFKTHCS